In Oncorhynchus mykiss isolate Arlee chromosome 1, USDA_OmykA_1.1, whole genome shotgun sequence, the following proteins share a genomic window:
- the LOC110538561 gene encoding SUN domain-containing protein 2 isoform X1 — protein MMATQEADMSRRSMRLVLGGYYHQSSDDDESSSVSYRESPVRVFTKRKTGGRKVAASRTSSRANSVASTASSKGSTVEPPINAEDYIGVSSLVQRRKTFQEPLAPAPSLNLAPSPMGFSSCQTGLNQAPSPRGFSSCQTGLNQAQSQTSAMDSSGYSSSEARRYRGYSGDSSLGEQRASASQRSGTNRTSARANWTPPFIPADVGKAILIAILLILLTFGCWLLAPLVWATLTSALNAITMTLNRPVITPTPPPVFTTPPVKAMDGASVLHSALEAKMNTILREIEILKKKEHQQKFVTEMVERLQTDLADVRTDMRDVRVRVDSVNPLDWQHRLSEQTAGFISQVGELKDQHTHVKQRVAALEDQSATLGKQVYSVQNQPPPAPTANTHLTPELEEAMAKWLHENVPQNEPRMVKEVVKNCSPLLADRMPDFALESQGASVVSTRCSETYRTRSACVSFLGVPLWYPSENPRTVIQGQAVQAGKCWAFYGAQGTLVIALSHPAHITHVTLEHLPVSNAPTGRIDSAPKAFSVYGMSTETEDGTWLGTFTYDQHGGAIQTFQLPNPTRAIYYFVELRVLSNWGHLEYTCVYRFRVHGHMASSSK, from the exons acatGTCGCGGCGCAGTATGAGGCTGGTTTTAGGGGGATACTACCACCAGTCATCAGACGATGATGAGTCCTCCTCAGTTTCCTACAGGGAGAGCCCCgtgag ggtttTTACTAAGAGGAAGACAGGTGGTCGTAAAGTGGCGGCCTCTCGTACCTCCAGCCGGGCCAACAGCGTGGCTAGCACCGCTAGCAGCAAGGGTAGTACAGTGGAGCCACCCATCAATGCTGAGGACTACATTG GGGTCTCAAGCTTGGTTCAGAGAAGGAAGACCTTCCAGGAACCTCTTGCCCCAGCCCCCAGCCTGAACCTGGCTCCCAGCCCCATGGGCTTCTCGTCCTGCCAGACCGGCCTGAACCAGGCTCCCAGCCCCAGGGGCTTCTCGTCCTGCCAGACCGGCCTGAACCAGGCCCAGAGCCAGACCAGCGCCATGGACAGCTCTGGTTACTCCTCTTCAGAGGCAAGACGTTACAGAGGATACTCTGGAGACTCCTCCTTAGGCGAACAAAGGGCTAGCGCCAGCCAGAGATCTGGCACTAACAGGACAAGTGCTAGAGCCAATTGGA CCCCTCCGTTTATCCCGGCCGATGTGGGGAAGGCCATTCTAATTGCCATCCTCCTCATCCTATTGACCTTCG GCTGCTGGCTCCTTGCCCCCTTGGTATGGGCCACCCTGACTTCAGCCCTGAATGCTATCACTATGACCCTGAACCGACCTGTCATCACCCCAACTCCGCCACCTGTCTTCACTACGCCACCTGTCAAGGCTATG GATGGAGCTTCGGTATTGCATTCTGCTCTGGAAGCCAAGATGAACACCATCctg AGAGAAATTGAAATTCTTAAGAAGAAGGAACACCAGCAGAAATTTGTAACCGAG ATGGTAGAGAGACTGCAGACAGACTTGGCAGACGTCAGAACAGACATGAGGGACGTGAGAGTGAGAGTGGACAG TGTGAATCCACTGGATTGGCAGCATCGTTTGAGCGAGCAGACAGCCGGCTTCATCAGTCAGGTGGGCGAGCTGAAGGACCAACACACACACGTCAAGCAGCGAGTCGCTGCCCTGGAGGACCAGAGTGCCACG ctggggaAGCAGGTCTACTCTGTTCAGAACCAGCCTCCTCCAGCTCCCACAGCCAACACACACCTGACCCCTGAGCTCGAAGAGGCCATGGCCAAATGGCTGCATGAAAATGTGCCCCAGAATGAGCCACGGATGGTGAAAGAGGTTGTGAAGAACTGCAGTCCCCTATTGGCTGACAGGATGCCAGACTTTGCCTTGGAGTCCCAAGGTGCCAGTGTTGTGAGCACACGGTGTTCCGAGACGTACCGTACCCGCTCGGCATGCGTGTCCTTCCTGGGTGTACCCCTCTGGTACCCCTCTGAGAACCCCCGCACTGTTATCCAGGGTCAGGCGGTGCAAGCTGGGAAGTGCTGGGCGTTCTATGGAGCGCAGGGCACCCTGGTCATCGCCCTATCTCATCCTGCCCACATCACCCACGTCACACTGGAGCACCTGCCGGTCTCCAACGCGCCCACCGGACGCATCGACAGCGCGCCCAAGGCCTTCTCTGTCTAC GGTATGTCCACTGAGACAGAAGACGGCACCTGGCTGGGAACCTTCACTTATGACCAGCACGGAGGGGCAATCCAGACCTTCCAACTGCCT AATCCTACCAGGGCCATCTATTATTTTGTGGAGCTGCGCGTTCTGAGTAACTGGGGTCACCTGGAGTACACATGCGTGTACCGCTTCCGTGTGCACGGACACATGGCCTCCTCCTCCAAGTGA
- the LOC110538561 gene encoding SUN domain-containing protein 2 isoform X2: protein MSRRSMRLVLGGYYHQSSDDDESSSVSYRESPVRVFTKRKTGGRKVAASRTSSRANSVASTASSKGSTVEPPINAEDYIGVSSLVQRRKTFQEPLAPAPSLNLAPSPMGFSSCQTGLNQAPSPRGFSSCQTGLNQAQSQTSAMDSSGYSSSEARRYRGYSGDSSLGEQRASASQRSGTNRTSARANWTPPFIPADVGKAILIAILLILLTFGCWLLAPLVWATLTSALNAITMTLNRPVITPTPPPVFTTPPVKAMDGASVLHSALEAKMNTILREIEILKKKEHQQKFVTEMVERLQTDLADVRTDMRDVRVRVDSVNPLDWQHRLSEQTAGFISQVGELKDQHTHVKQRVAALEDQSATLGKQVYSVQNQPPPAPTANTHLTPELEEAMAKWLHENVPQNEPRMVKEVVKNCSPLLADRMPDFALESQGASVVSTRCSETYRTRSACVSFLGVPLWYPSENPRTVIQGQAVQAGKCWAFYGAQGTLVIALSHPAHITHVTLEHLPVSNAPTGRIDSAPKAFSVYGMSTETEDGTWLGTFTYDQHGGAIQTFQLPNPTRAIYYFVELRVLSNWGHLEYTCVYRFRVHGHMASSSK from the exons atGTCGCGGCGCAGTATGAGGCTGGTTTTAGGGGGATACTACCACCAGTCATCAGACGATGATGAGTCCTCCTCAGTTTCCTACAGGGAGAGCCCCgtgag ggtttTTACTAAGAGGAAGACAGGTGGTCGTAAAGTGGCGGCCTCTCGTACCTCCAGCCGGGCCAACAGCGTGGCTAGCACCGCTAGCAGCAAGGGTAGTACAGTGGAGCCACCCATCAATGCTGAGGACTACATTG GGGTCTCAAGCTTGGTTCAGAGAAGGAAGACCTTCCAGGAACCTCTTGCCCCAGCCCCCAGCCTGAACCTGGCTCCCAGCCCCATGGGCTTCTCGTCCTGCCAGACCGGCCTGAACCAGGCTCCCAGCCCCAGGGGCTTCTCGTCCTGCCAGACCGGCCTGAACCAGGCCCAGAGCCAGACCAGCGCCATGGACAGCTCTGGTTACTCCTCTTCAGAGGCAAGACGTTACAGAGGATACTCTGGAGACTCCTCCTTAGGCGAACAAAGGGCTAGCGCCAGCCAGAGATCTGGCACTAACAGGACAAGTGCTAGAGCCAATTGGA CCCCTCCGTTTATCCCGGCCGATGTGGGGAAGGCCATTCTAATTGCCATCCTCCTCATCCTATTGACCTTCG GCTGCTGGCTCCTTGCCCCCTTGGTATGGGCCACCCTGACTTCAGCCCTGAATGCTATCACTATGACCCTGAACCGACCTGTCATCACCCCAACTCCGCCACCTGTCTTCACTACGCCACCTGTCAAGGCTATG GATGGAGCTTCGGTATTGCATTCTGCTCTGGAAGCCAAGATGAACACCATCctg AGAGAAATTGAAATTCTTAAGAAGAAGGAACACCAGCAGAAATTTGTAACCGAG ATGGTAGAGAGACTGCAGACAGACTTGGCAGACGTCAGAACAGACATGAGGGACGTGAGAGTGAGAGTGGACAG TGTGAATCCACTGGATTGGCAGCATCGTTTGAGCGAGCAGACAGCCGGCTTCATCAGTCAGGTGGGCGAGCTGAAGGACCAACACACACACGTCAAGCAGCGAGTCGCTGCCCTGGAGGACCAGAGTGCCACG ctggggaAGCAGGTCTACTCTGTTCAGAACCAGCCTCCTCCAGCTCCCACAGCCAACACACACCTGACCCCTGAGCTCGAAGAGGCCATGGCCAAATGGCTGCATGAAAATGTGCCCCAGAATGAGCCACGGATGGTGAAAGAGGTTGTGAAGAACTGCAGTCCCCTATTGGCTGACAGGATGCCAGACTTTGCCTTGGAGTCCCAAGGTGCCAGTGTTGTGAGCACACGGTGTTCCGAGACGTACCGTACCCGCTCGGCATGCGTGTCCTTCCTGGGTGTACCCCTCTGGTACCCCTCTGAGAACCCCCGCACTGTTATCCAGGGTCAGGCGGTGCAAGCTGGGAAGTGCTGGGCGTTCTATGGAGCGCAGGGCACCCTGGTCATCGCCCTATCTCATCCTGCCCACATCACCCACGTCACACTGGAGCACCTGCCGGTCTCCAACGCGCCCACCGGACGCATCGACAGCGCGCCCAAGGCCTTCTCTGTCTAC GGTATGTCCACTGAGACAGAAGACGGCACCTGGCTGGGAACCTTCACTTATGACCAGCACGGAGGGGCAATCCAGACCTTCCAACTGCCT AATCCTACCAGGGCCATCTATTATTTTGTGGAGCTGCGCGTTCTGAGTAACTGGGGTCACCTGGAGTACACATGCGTGTACCGCTTCCGTGTGCACGGACACATGGCCTCCTCCTCCAAGTGA